A single genomic interval of uncultured Desulfobacter sp. harbors:
- a CDS encoding M20/M25/M40 family metallo-hydrolase, whose protein sequence is MYELLRMKNSGLRKDVMAFTQELIDTPSPSMGEQDVADKVAKQMEILGYHHVYRDEVGNVIGVIHGHEQKSTLLLNAHMDTYQTGAQHNSHVEGDRIYGPGASDCKGGLASQVFAGALLLRSLLPLQGTLVVTASVAEENGAGIGIRTLMDQTLPEMGLRPDYAILGEPTNLGLYYGHDGWMEMDIKIQGADPFQVDNAANRIYRSYQDRTKHTPSQAHEIEIHDPVFPRESEGRVAVLRIAKRMQVADQAQHILTETQRDVRLLTQPGSSVSVSVEVCREQQISYAGQKTEVQRITNAWATDPFDPLIDRSRQVLAAAGSPSRPGKWQLDRLGMGTAGATLLNEYNIPTIGYGPGHEDQAHCSDEWVDGKHVVQGVYGTAAIAHGLIGFPVCGWTTDDI, encoded by the coding sequence ATGTATGAATTACTAAGAATGAAGAACAGTGGATTACGAAAAGACGTCATGGCGTTTACACAGGAGTTGATTGATACGCCAAGCCCCAGTATGGGGGAGCAGGACGTGGCCGACAAGGTGGCCAAGCAGATGGAAATATTGGGTTATCATCATGTTTACCGGGATGAGGTCGGCAATGTTATTGGTGTTATTCACGGGCATGAGCAAAAAAGTACGCTATTGCTAAACGCACATATGGATACGTACCAAACAGGTGCGCAGCACAATTCGCATGTTGAAGGGGACCGGATTTACGGCCCAGGCGCATCGGATTGTAAGGGTGGCTTAGCTTCCCAGGTTTTTGCGGGGGCGTTGTTACTGCGCAGCCTGCTGCCGCTTCAAGGCACGCTGGTGGTTACGGCTTCTGTGGCCGAGGAAAACGGGGCCGGTATAGGTATCCGGACCTTAATGGACCAAACGTTACCGGAAATGGGGCTGCGTCCCGATTATGCCATCCTGGGCGAACCAACGAACCTGGGCCTGTACTATGGTCACGATGGTTGGATGGAAATGGATATCAAGATCCAGGGAGCGGACCCATTCCAGGTTGATAATGCTGCCAACAGAATTTACCGGAGCTACCAGGACCGTACAAAACACACCCCGTCTCAAGCCCATGAGATTGAAATCCACGATCCGGTCTTTCCCCGGGAATCAGAGGGACGGGTAGCCGTTCTGCGAATAGCTAAACGGATGCAAGTTGCAGATCAAGCGCAACATATCCTGACCGAGACCCAACGCGACGTCCGTTTGCTCACACAGCCTGGATCATCTGTGTCCGTATCGGTTGAAGTTTGCAGGGAACAACAGATTTCATACGCCGGTCAGAAGACGGAGGTTCAACGGATCACCAATGCCTGGGCAACGGACCCGTTTGATCCATTGATTGACCGGTCCCGTCAAGTATTGGCGGCGGCCGGTTCTCCATCACGTCCAGGAAAGTGGCAGTTGGATCGTTTGGGAATGGGGACCGCCGGAGCGACACTACTCAACGAGTACAACATTCCAACCATCGGTTACGGCCCAGGGCACGAGGACCAGGCCCATTGTTCAGATGAATGGGTTGACGGAAAGCATGTGGTCCAGGGTGTCTACGGCACCGCTGCGATTGCCCATGGCCTGATTGGGTTTCCGGTCTGTGGCTGGACAACTGATGACATCTAA
- a CDS encoding DUF805 domain-containing protein — translation MNWYLEVLKKYAVFSGRARRKEYWMFFLFNIIITIVLGVIDGIISEQGVISSLYSLAVLIPGIAVTVRRLHDIGRNGWWFFLALVPIIGTIVLIVFMVKDSQPGENQYGQNPKNGIVYPGV, via the coding sequence ATGAATTGGTATCTTGAAGTATTAAAAAAGTATGCAGTGTTCAGTGGTCGGGCGCGAAGAAAAGAATATTGGATGTTTTTTCTTTTTAACATCATCATCACAATTGTACTTGGCGTTATCGATGGAATTATCAGCGAACAGGGTGTTATTAGTTCGCTCTACAGCTTAGCTGTCCTGATTCCCGGCATTGCTGTGACCGTACGCAGACTTCATGACATTGGTCGCAATGGGTGGTGGTTTTTTCTCGCTCTGGTTCCGATCATTGGTACAATTGTTCTAATTGTTTTTATGGTGAAGGACAGCCAGCCGGGCGAAAATCAATATGGACAGAATCCAAAAAACGGAATCGTTTATCCAGGCGTGTGA
- a CDS encoding sigma 54-interacting transcriptional regulator: MQAKDLRIEELVDFSAGLIQLQGRRLILHDIHAFAQFRKDLLSMVGQEHAQRILTRFGYLWGQADAAAMQRIFNWGDPIEFLKAGPRLQTLQGVAVAVIKSLHWDSNTGRFCMNLVWHRSGEAMEHLAEIGPSKDPICWILVGYISGFMTYGTGQEIYFVERSCLAQGKNVCVAEGRDRTSWGEDILPYLPYFQSDGIQDKIQRLTHEIELKNRALAHARRHPQIQKKTSGFPPVEVRSAVYARVLDSAVRVAPFDTSVFITGESGVGKEVLARYIHSQSARSEQPFVVINCSALPETLLEGELFGYKAGAFTGARQDRKGIFEEADSGTIFLDEIGDITPATQLKLLRVLQEREVVRLGENRPRKIDVRVIAATHRDIKKCVAEQSFREDLYYRLIVVEIEIPPLRARPEDIIPLARYLTKNMGRKFKISGLKLSPQCLEYLQNYPWPGNIRELENALERAAVYSQDGIIQPEHLPPTITQPSPLQTIQSEKTPMTLAELEKQYIHAVLEQTGQNRSRAAKILGISTTTLWRKLKTL, from the coding sequence ATGCAAGCCAAGGATTTACGGATTGAAGAACTGGTTGATTTTTCGGCGGGCCTTATTCAGCTGCAGGGACGACGTTTAATTCTGCATGATATTCATGCCTTTGCGCAGTTCCGCAAGGATTTGCTGAGTATGGTCGGTCAGGAGCATGCCCAGCGTATTCTGACACGATTCGGATATCTCTGGGGGCAGGCCGATGCGGCGGCGATGCAACGTATCTTCAACTGGGGTGATCCCATCGAATTCCTGAAAGCGGGCCCCCGCCTTCAGACCTTACAGGGTGTTGCCGTTGCCGTCATTAAATCATTACACTGGGATTCGAATACGGGACGTTTCTGCATGAACTTGGTATGGCATCGTTCCGGTGAAGCGATGGAGCATCTTGCTGAAATTGGACCCTCAAAAGATCCCATCTGCTGGATACTTGTAGGGTATATCAGCGGCTTCATGACCTATGGTACCGGGCAGGAGATATATTTTGTGGAACGCTCCTGCCTTGCGCAAGGCAAAAATGTCTGTGTTGCGGAAGGGCGTGACCGGACCAGTTGGGGCGAAGACATTCTTCCGTACCTGCCCTATTTTCAGTCCGACGGAATCCAGGATAAAATTCAGCGTCTAACCCATGAAATTGAATTGAAGAACCGTGCCCTGGCCCACGCCCGACGTCATCCGCAAATTCAAAAAAAAACATCCGGTTTTCCACCGGTGGAAGTACGCAGCGCCGTCTACGCGCGGGTTTTGGATTCTGCCGTCCGGGTGGCACCATTTGATACGTCTGTTTTTATTACCGGTGAGAGCGGTGTCGGCAAAGAAGTGTTGGCTCGGTATATTCATTCGCAATCCGCCCGATCAGAGCAGCCCTTCGTTGTTATTAACTGTTCCGCCTTGCCGGAAACCCTGCTTGAGGGCGAACTGTTTGGTTACAAAGCAGGTGCCTTTACCGGCGCTCGCCAAGACAGAAAGGGCATCTTCGAAGAGGCCGACTCCGGCACCATCTTTCTCGATGAAATCGGAGACATCACACCGGCAACCCAACTAAAGCTTCTCCGTGTTCTTCAAGAACGGGAAGTCGTCCGCCTCGGTGAAAACCGTCCCCGCAAGATAGATGTTCGGGTCATCGCCGCCACCCACCGCGACATAAAAAAATGCGTTGCCGAACAGTCCTTCCGCGAGGATCTCTACTATCGGCTTATTGTTGTGGAGATCGAAATTCCGCCCCTGCGGGCGCGTCCGGAGGATATTATCCCCTTGGCGCGCTACTTAACGAAGAATATGGGTCGCAAATTCAAGATCTCCGGTCTAAAATTGAGTCCGCAATGCCTGGAATACCTGCAGAATTATCCTTGGCCCGGAAATATCCGGGAACTGGAAAATGCCCTGGAGAGGGCAGCAGTTTATAGCCAGGATGGTATCATTCAACCGGAACATCTACCGCCAACCATTACCCAGCCTTCGCCGTTGCAAACCATTCAGTCTGAAAAAACGCCCATGACCCTGGCAGAACTTGAAAAACAATATATTCATGCCGTACTTGAACAGACCGGACAAAATCGCTCGCGTGCTGCCAAAATTCTGGGTATTAGCACCACGACGCTCTGGCGCAAATTAAAGACGCTTTGA
- a CDS encoding alpha-amylase encodes MSQINGVMMQYFHWYISNDGMFWAQVRDSAKTLKDSGFSAVWLPPAYKGQAGVNDVGYGVYDLYDLGEFNQKGSIPTKYGTRDQYLEAIQALHDKELQVYADIVFNHKGGADRTEWVKALEVRGDERHFEIVNPEKPDYWIEAWTEFTFPGRAGKYSDFTWNYDCFDGTDWAENFHRNAIFKFTNRGKDWDQMVSGEKGNYDYLMFSDVDMNSPEVRTEYARWGAWYLETTGIDGIRIDAVKHIQFSFFREWLDYMRRVASLNAKGGFFAVGEYWSSDVKELHHYIKATHGKMSLFDVPLHMKFHEISRANGHYDLRTLLDDTLTKDQPALSVPFVENHDSQPLQSLESPVDWWFKPAAYAFILLRQEGYPCVFYADWYGAKYKGKGRDGKEYEIDMVPVPHLPRLVELRRSHAYGYQRDQFAYAHMVGWTREGDAGLPGSGLATVITIGGGGAMWLEVGRTHANGKYRDALGNMGGVAVDINADGWGKFPVSGGSLSVWIPMLV; translated from the coding sequence GTGTCTCAGATTAATGGCGTGATGATGCAGTATTTTCATTGGTATATCTCCAATGATGGAATGTTTTGGGCCCAGGTCCGTGATTCGGCTAAGACCTTGAAAGATTCTGGGTTCAGCGCGGTCTGGCTGCCTCCTGCGTATAAAGGGCAGGCCGGAGTGAACGATGTTGGGTACGGCGTCTATGATTTGTACGATCTGGGGGAATTTAACCAGAAAGGTTCGATTCCTACAAAGTACGGCACCCGTGATCAGTATCTTGAAGCCATTCAGGCACTGCACGACAAAGAGCTGCAGGTTTACGCAGACATTGTCTTTAATCACAAGGGCGGCGCTGATCGCACTGAGTGGGTAAAAGCCTTGGAAGTGCGAGGAGACGAACGGCATTTTGAAATTGTCAATCCGGAAAAGCCGGACTATTGGATTGAGGCGTGGACTGAATTTACGTTTCCGGGGCGTGCCGGCAAATATTCCGATTTTACATGGAATTACGACTGCTTCGACGGCACGGACTGGGCCGAGAACTTCCATAGAAATGCGATTTTCAAGTTCACAAATCGCGGTAAAGACTGGGATCAAATGGTTTCCGGGGAGAAAGGAAATTACGATTATCTTATGTTTTCGGACGTGGATATGAACTCTCCGGAGGTTCGTACGGAATATGCCCGGTGGGGGGCCTGGTACCTGGAGACCACCGGAATTGACGGCATTCGGATTGATGCCGTCAAGCACATTCAATTCAGTTTTTTTCGTGAGTGGCTGGATTACATGCGCCGGGTCGCCTCCTTGAACGCAAAGGGCGGTTTTTTTGCGGTGGGAGAATATTGGTCAAGCGATGTGAAAGAACTACATCATTACATTAAAGCAACGCATGGTAAGATGTCCCTTTTCGACGTGCCGCTTCATATGAAATTCCATGAGATATCCCGGGCGAATGGACATTACGACCTAAGGACTCTCTTGGATGATACGCTCACCAAAGATCAGCCGGCCCTGTCTGTCCCATTCGTAGAAAATCATGACAGTCAACCTCTCCAGTCATTGGAGTCCCCCGTGGACTGGTGGTTCAAACCTGCAGCCTATGCATTTATCCTGCTGCGGCAAGAAGGGTACCCCTGTGTTTTTTACGCGGATTGGTATGGGGCAAAGTACAAAGGCAAGGGCAGGGACGGCAAGGAATATGAGATCGACATGGTTCCCGTCCCTCATTTGCCGCGTTTAGTGGAACTGAGACGGTCACACGCCTACGGTTATCAGCGAGATCAATTTGCGTATGCCCACATGGTCGGCTGGACACGCGAGGGCGATGCGGGTCTCCCCGGTTCCGGTCTGGCAACCGTCATCACCATTGGCGGCGGCGGAGCTATGTGGCTGGAAGTAGGGAGAACACACGCCAACGGCAAGTATCGCGACGCCCTGGGGAACATGGGCGGCGTCGCGGTTGATATAAACGCCGACGGATGGGGGAAGTTCCCCGTATCAGGGGGGAGTCTTTCCGTTTGGATTCCTATGTTGGTTTAG
- a CDS encoding acetate/propionate family kinase, with the protein MNILVCNCGSSSLKYRLLTMPEENEISAGEAQRIGPVTAEPARIVHRESGRETVHTMDLPNHQKAFHEILSLLEKGGKRPDAVGHRVVHGGRLFEQPAVITPTVFGALRQVRNLAPLHNPPAIDLIEECQTRYPTLPQVAVFDTAFHTTIPEHARQYALPLDLVQELNIRKYGFHGTSHQYVVEEAAKMAGIPMADFNAVSCHLGSGGASLCAISKGRSIDNTMGYTPLQGLVMSTRCGDLDPAIVMKLLSLYSGDMDRIEDVLNRRSGVLGLSGASADIRDILGNWDAATSRDDPFQKTLQIYLWRIRKYLGAYLTLAGPVQAIIFTDTIGESVSLVRSIVCANQNYFGVCIDEKSNRELNQLPGDISQAGSPVRILVIATNEELAIARQVFRTLSLNNKVKQ; encoded by the coding sequence ATGAATATTTTGGTATGCAATTGCGGCAGTTCATCCTTGAAATATCGGCTTTTGACAATGCCGGAAGAAAATGAAATTTCTGCCGGAGAAGCGCAACGCATTGGTCCCGTGACCGCGGAACCGGCTAGGATTGTTCATCGGGAGAGTGGCCGGGAAACCGTTCACACGATGGATTTGCCCAATCACCAAAAGGCATTTCATGAGATCCTCAGCCTGCTTGAAAAAGGGGGGAAACGTCCGGACGCGGTAGGTCACCGGGTGGTGCACGGCGGCCGGTTATTTGAACAACCGGCTGTTATTACACCCACTGTTTTTGGCGCCTTGCGCCAGGTTCGGAATCTGGCACCCCTTCACAATCCTCCGGCCATCGACCTCATTGAAGAATGTCAAACGCGCTATCCAACCCTTCCACAAGTCGCGGTTTTTGATACGGCTTTTCACACAACCATACCGGAACATGCACGGCAGTACGCCCTGCCATTGGATTTGGTCCAGGAATTGAACATACGAAAATATGGATTTCATGGCACAAGCCACCAGTATGTTGTCGAAGAGGCCGCTAAAATGGCGGGTATTCCCATGGCAGATTTCAATGCCGTCAGTTGTCATCTTGGCAGCGGCGGAGCCAGCCTGTGTGCAATTTCCAAGGGCCGTTCAATTGATAACACCATGGGGTATACACCGCTTCAGGGGCTGGTTATGAGCACAAGGTGTGGGGATCTTGATCCGGCCATTGTAATGAAGCTGCTGTCCCTGTATTCCGGTGATATGGACCGGATAGAGGATGTTTTGAATCGCCGAAGCGGTGTCCTGGGTCTTTCGGGGGCATCGGCTGATATTCGCGACATTTTAGGTAATTGGGATGCTGCCACAAGCCGGGATGACCCTTTTCAAAAAACGTTGCAGATTTATCTGTGGCGGATACGTAAATATTTAGGCGCGTACCTGACCTTGGCCGGTCCGGTCCAGGCAATTATTTTCACCGACACCATTGGTGAAAGCGTTTCGCTGGTTCGGTCCATTGTATGCGCCAACCAGAATTACTTTGGTGTCTGTATAGACGAAAAAAGCAACCGGGAACTAAACCAGCTGCCGGGTGATATTTCACAAGCGGGAAGTCCGGTTCGGATACTGGTGATTGCCACCAACGAAGAACTGGCCATTGCACGGCAGGTCTTCAGAACGCTCTCTTTGAACAATAAGGTAAAACAATAA